A stretch of Bacteroidales bacterium DNA encodes these proteins:
- a CDS encoding sigma 54-interacting transcriptional regulator, which yields MTTRKGFQELLKLMESRGNAEDLPLLFETIVGTSEAVETWINPEGQIYYISGTSFQLTGYTNNEILENPDLMEKIIHPQDRAVWAEEVERAIRNRDVKVSYEIRIIARDGIVKWIETSWHPLKDVHGRYYGWRAITTDISGRKQLEKAHQITQTRYQAILDSQTELIVRHDIDSTITFVNESFARFVGVGVNDLIGMKWIAFLPQEIALQVKTVMEALTPENPSASIELQNTRHDGVIRWINWSSTGIFSKNGVLVELQVVGHDITEEKNLYQELVRSNEEISLLNKKFATALDYTYDIEGWIIPGRELLYISPSCERLTGYSQDDFTKNVNFIEEIIHPEDRLVFKEHRLKRNQSHESISCRYRIINRQGKTCWLEQIDNPVIDEEGKDLGYRFSVHDISEHITAKQNLENALEEVKKLEQKLESENLYLKDLIRPRISTPGVVANSEGMKRVMELAQKVAATDSAVLITGETGTGKELIARTIHQQSRRSKKLMITVNCAALPASLIESELFGREKGAYTGALTRQIGRFELANHSTIFLDEIGEMPLELQVKLLRILQFGEFERIGSPETHKTNVRIIAATNKDLQKALDEGTFRKDLFYRLNVFPIQIPPLRDRQDDIAPLVWTFVNELVELTGKRIDTIPRKVMEKLTRYSWPGNVRELRNVIEHAMIITTSRTLDIALPTTYLSDQVKVGTLEEIERLHILAVLKQTHWRVRGEDGAAQILGLNEATLRFRMKKLGIRRPE from the coding sequence ATGACAACAAGGAAAGGCTTTCAGGAATTGCTCAAATTAATGGAATCCCGCGGAAATGCGGAGGACCTGCCATTGCTTTTTGAAACGATCGTTGGTACGTCCGAGGCAGTCGAGACCTGGATCAATCCGGAAGGGCAGATATACTATATTTCAGGGACCAGCTTTCAGTTGACCGGCTACACGAACAACGAAATTTTGGAGAATCCTGATTTAATGGAGAAAATCATTCATCCTCAGGATCGTGCTGTCTGGGCAGAGGAGGTTGAAAGGGCCATCCGGAACAGGGATGTTAAGGTGAGTTATGAAATTCGGATCATTGCCAGGGATGGGATTGTTAAGTGGATTGAAACGAGCTGGCATCCATTGAAGGACGTTCATGGACGTTATTATGGATGGAGGGCAATAACGACGGACATTTCCGGCAGAAAACAGCTGGAGAAAGCACATCAGATAACGCAAACCAGGTACCAGGCTATCCTGGACAGCCAGACCGAGTTGATCGTCAGGCATGACATCGACAGCACCATCACTTTTGTAAATGAGTCATTTGCACGGTTTGTCGGGGTGGGAGTCAATGATTTAATCGGGATGAAATGGATTGCCTTCCTCCCTCAGGAAATTGCTTTACAGGTCAAGACGGTCATGGAAGCGTTGACACCAGAAAATCCATCAGCTTCGATCGAGTTGCAAAACACCCGTCATGATGGTGTCATCCGGTGGATTAATTGGAGCAGTACGGGAATTTTTAGTAAGAATGGTGTTCTGGTCGAATTGCAGGTAGTGGGTCATGATATCACCGAAGAGAAGAATCTTTATCAGGAGCTTGTTCGATCAAACGAAGAAATTTCTTTGCTTAATAAAAAATTCGCCACTGCCCTGGATTATACGTATGATATTGAGGGTTGGATAATACCTGGTAGAGAATTACTTTATATTTCCCCCTCCTGTGAACGATTGACCGGTTATTCTCAGGATGATTTTACGAAAAATGTTAACTTCATTGAAGAGATCATCCATCCGGAGGACAGGCTGGTTTTTAAAGAACACAGGTTGAAGAGGAATCAGTCACATGAATCCATTTCGTGCCGGTACAGGATTATAAACAGACAGGGTAAGACCTGCTGGTTGGAGCAAATTGATAATCCTGTAATTGATGAAGAGGGGAAAGATCTGGGCTATCGTTTCAGTGTACATGACATTTCCGAACACATTACGGCGAAACAGAATTTGGAAAATGCCTTGGAGGAGGTTAAAAAGTTAGAACAAAAGCTTGAATCGGAGAACCTCTATCTGAAAGATCTGATCCGGCCCAGGATATCCACGCCGGGTGTCGTTGCCAACAGCGAAGGAATGAAACGGGTGATGGAACTGGCTCAAAAGGTGGCTGCAACAGATTCGGCCGTACTGATCACCGGGGAAACCGGGACCGGCAAGGAACTGATCGCCCGAACGATCCACCAGCAAAGCAGGCGTAGCAAGAAGCTGATGATCACCGTCAACTGCGCCGCTCTGCCTGCTTCACTGATCGAAAGTGAGCTATTCGGAAGGGAAAAAGGAGCCTATACTGGCGCGCTTACCAGGCAGATCGGGCGCTTTGAGCTGGCCAATCACTCGACCATTTTCCTGGATGAGATCGGTGAAATGCCGCTTGAGCTTCAGGTAAAACTTTTACGTATTCTTCAGTTTGGTGAGTTTGAAAGGATTGGAAGCCCGGAGACGCACAAAACGAACGTCCGTATCATTGCTGCCACAAACAAGGATCTGCAGAAGGCCCTGGATGAAGGAACGTTCCGCAAGGATCTTTTTTACCGCTTAAATGTGTTTCCGATCCAAATTCCTCCGTTACGGGATCGTCAGGATGATATTGCACCGCTGGTATGGACTTTTGTCAATGAGCTGGTTGAGCTAACGGGAAAAAGGATTGATACGATTCCGCGTAAAGTGATGGAAAAGCTTACCCGTTATTCCTGGCCGGGTAATGTCAGGGAATTACGAAATGTGATTGAACACGCCATGATCATCACCACCAGTCGCACCCTTGACATAGCACTTCCCACGACCTATCTGAGCGATCAGGTAAAAGTGGGTACCCTGGAAGAAATTGAGCGCCTGCATATTCTGGCCGTCTTGAAACAAACACACTGGCGGGTAAGGGGAGAGGACGGTGCAGCACAGATCCTGGGACTGAATGAAGCCACGCTGCGGTTCCGGATGAAGAAGCTGGGAATCCGGCGGCCGGAATGA
- a CDS encoding ATP-binding protein, producing MDKMNYIHRDLEALIEKYLHVKEIIAVVGIRQCGKTTLLKYIANELKKGGKQVNFISFDDVGIMRMFEDDIISFQKLHVVPYEYVFIDEIQYSRESGKKLKYLYDHTDTKILISGSSSAELSVESLKFLAGRVFIFTLFPFSFREFLKARSVGLVSLYDEGNYGTALIDEMNVYLKEFLLYGGFPRVVMSKDNEEKQLVLRNIFSTYILREIREIFQISNEYKLVKLIKGLSLQVGGMINYQELCHISETNIPELKRYLDILQKTFILSLIRPYYSNRRTELVKIPKIYFIDHGFRNSCLENFSESLTITGVLNEQYVFSECIKNELSVKYWRSKSRAEVDFVIEKNGPIPVEVKTQLYEQKISLSYHSFIEKYNPVKAYMFSQTYEGHVQKGKMVIYFFPLCKVNKLWR from the coding sequence ATGGATAAAATGAACTATATTCACAGAGACCTGGAAGCCCTCATCGAAAAATATCTTCATGTAAAAGAGATCATTGCGGTTGTTGGCATCAGGCAATGCGGCAAAACAACGCTGCTGAAATATATCGCCAATGAGCTGAAAAAGGGGGGTAAACAGGTGAATTTCATTTCGTTTGATGATGTTGGGATAATGCGAATGTTCGAAGATGACATCATTTCCTTTCAAAAGCTTCACGTGGTTCCTTATGAATACGTTTTCATTGATGAAATTCAATATTCCCGTGAAAGTGGAAAGAAGCTCAAATACCTTTATGATCATACCGATACAAAAATTCTGATTTCAGGATCATCCTCTGCTGAACTTTCAGTTGAGAGCCTGAAATTCCTTGCTGGACGTGTTTTTATTTTTACCTTATTTCCCTTCTCTTTTAGGGAATTTCTGAAAGCCCGGTCTGTTGGACTGGTCTCCTTGTATGACGAAGGCAACTACGGCACGGCACTCATTGATGAAATGAATGTGTATTTAAAGGAGTTTCTTCTTTATGGTGGATTTCCAAGAGTCGTGATGTCGAAAGACAATGAGGAGAAGCAGCTTGTGCTCAGAAATATATTCAGTACCTATATTTTACGTGAGATCCGTGAAATCTTCCAAATCAGTAACGAGTACAAATTGGTGAAACTGATAAAAGGGCTTTCTCTGCAGGTGGGTGGGATGATCAATTACCAGGAGTTGTGCCATATTTCAGAGACGAATATTCCCGAGCTTAAACGCTATTTGGATATACTTCAAAAGACCTTTATTCTGTCGCTCATCCGGCCCTATTATTCAAACCGGCGGACAGAACTTGTTAAAATCCCGAAAATTTATTTTATCGACCATGGCTTCAGAAATAGTTGCCTGGAAAATTTCTCAGAGTCCCTGACCATAACCGGCGTTCTTAACGAGCAATATGTATTTTCTGAATGTATTAAAAATGAACTCAGTGTCAAATACTGGCGTTCCAAATCCAGGGCAGAAGTTGATTTTGTGATTGAAAAAAATGGCCCGATCCCGGTTGAAGTAAAGACTCAGCTGTATGAGCAAAAAATTTCATTGTCATATCACAGTTTCATTGAGAAATATAATCCGGTAAAGGCCTACATGTTCTCCCAGACTTATGAAGGTCATGTTCAAAAAGGGAAAATGGTCATTTATTTTTTTCCATTATGTAAGGTGAATAAATTGTGGCGATAA
- a CDS encoding antibiotic biosynthesis monooxygenase — MVISCYTLTTSLSRSQDLLDVLRSINGPTLFSKGCILSDIWQHPDNPGMFLLHEEWSSLEDLKNHVNSPLYHRLLSAMELCTMKPEVIFMDGSDQRGMEWVAQVRSLIIKEDIL; from the coding sequence ATGGTCATTTCGTGTTACACCCTGACGACTTCATTGAGCCGTTCCCAGGATTTACTGGATGTACTGAGGTCCATCAACGGTCCCACACTTTTCTCAAAAGGGTGTATTCTTTCCGATATATGGCAACATCCGGATAATCCGGGGATGTTCCTTCTTCATGAGGAATGGAGTTCCCTGGAAGATCTGAAAAATCACGTCAATTCTCCATTGTATCACCGTTTACTTTCAGCCATGGAGCTGTGCACCATGAAGCCTGAAGTGATCTTCATGGACGGCAGTGACCAGCGCGGTATGGAGTGGGTGGCGCAGGTACGGTCCCTCATAATAAAAGAAGACATATTATAA
- a CDS encoding SprB repeat-containing protein, with protein sequence MKKYFTLLHFIGLFTGLCTSTGINAQTTTIPAGSFIINMGVTPQTVYNGTKPYGLVYQLLSLKCPVHWVINPAKTDKEATDFTYNGVDFKSGAFIVEAQYRTASVDALISTWTNPSGSYKVVGVTTTSPLTLNFPIFKTLYSIPRWTMDKQNGSIAVNFFNYASIPPVAYGGSSSSGWDLPAALDCCDDLFVMPHADPTWATHRNLYDWNESCKGAIWLGCHAGSALEDMFDNIIIDGDPIDPTQQTNFLSEENGPAVGSGPYSDPGNALILWGDHSAGTLPYTFNNTYATDPVAQFQGSIDAATQNGSEQIYIPAFPGAQSSGWRPTTKVLVYDPNHPQAYQYPNTPLTHVGAILAYGPGLGESDRANVMLEASHNISGTGPANVAAMRAFFNFSFLSSTIKIAIPEIQPLPNPLYSGTPYECTFTWYGNQTPISIPITIQWTSSCGGTFTPNSTSQTVNFTPPTAPNPISCQISVTVTDACGRVTFDTHSQLIQCDLSVSSAITNPCYGVPNGGAISMTANGGETISSYSWTKSGGGSGSGSGSVISNLSAGTYTVTATATNGCIATFTVTLTESPQIIINATPVNVSCNGGATGGINTMVSGGIPGYTFAWISPPTGFSSTNQNLSGLTAGTYNLTVTDSKGCTAATSAEVTQPAAIVITPTITNVTCYGENNGIINLSVSGGTSPYTFLWNDGNSSQNRTGLAPGTYSVTVTDANSCTQTYESILVSEPATALILGETHVNVLCYGASTGSIDLTVSGGTGPYTHSWTKTGTPAYGASTEDLNGLAAGTYNVTVTDNKLCTATLSIEITQPPALVLNLTITHPTCPPSADPPVNADGTIDLTVTGGTAPYTIDWSDLPGASDPEDRTGLQAGAYSVTVTDASGCSITTSESLNYMNPNPIPPTGINH encoded by the coding sequence ATGAAGAAATATTTTACCCTCCTGCATTTCATTGGTTTGTTCACAGGATTATGCACGTCCACCGGAATTAATGCGCAGACCACCACTATTCCAGCGGGTTCTTTCATCATTAACATGGGGGTTACACCGCAAACGGTCTACAATGGAACCAAGCCCTATGGCCTTGTATATCAATTGTTATCACTCAAATGTCCCGTGCATTGGGTGATCAATCCAGCCAAAACCGATAAAGAAGCCACAGATTTTACCTACAATGGTGTGGATTTTAAAAGCGGGGCATTTATAGTAGAGGCACAGTACAGGACTGCTTCTGTAGACGCGCTTATCAGTACCTGGACGAATCCTTCAGGCTCTTATAAAGTAGTAGGAGTTACGACAACCTCCCCATTGACCCTGAATTTTCCCATTTTTAAAACATTGTATAGCATTCCCCGGTGGACCATGGATAAACAGAATGGTTCGATTGCGGTCAACTTTTTTAATTATGCCTCCATTCCGCCCGTAGCGTATGGTGGTTCCTCGAGTTCCGGATGGGATCTGCCCGCTGCATTGGATTGTTGTGATGATTTGTTTGTAATGCCACATGCTGATCCCACCTGGGCGACGCACAGGAACCTTTATGACTGGAATGAAAGCTGCAAAGGTGCCATCTGGCTTGGCTGTCATGCCGGGAGTGCCCTTGAAGATATGTTTGATAATATCATTATTGATGGGGATCCCATTGATCCAACCCAGCAAACCAACTTCCTGTCAGAAGAAAATGGACCGGCGGTGGGCTCGGGGCCCTATTCCGATCCGGGGAATGCTTTGATCTTATGGGGCGATCACAGCGCCGGGACATTACCGTACACGTTTAACAACACCTATGCTACTGATCCGGTCGCTCAGTTCCAAGGATCCATTGATGCGGCCACCCAGAATGGATCGGAACAGATCTACATTCCTGCTTTCCCCGGTGCTCAATCCAGCGGATGGCGGCCTACAACAAAAGTGCTGGTTTATGATCCAAATCATCCTCAGGCCTATCAGTACCCGAACACTCCTTTAACCCATGTGGGTGCCATCCTGGCGTATGGTCCCGGCCTGGGGGAATCCGACCGTGCCAATGTCATGCTGGAGGCCTCGCACAATATCTCCGGGACAGGACCTGCGAATGTGGCAGCTATGAGGGCATTTTTCAATTTTTCATTCCTGTCGTCAACCATAAAAATTGCCATCCCGGAAATCCAACCTCTTCCTAATCCATTGTATTCCGGTACACCTTACGAGTGTACTTTTACATGGTACGGCAATCAGACTCCCATAAGCATTCCCATCACAATTCAGTGGACTTCTTCCTGCGGAGGGACTTTCACACCAAATTCCACTTCCCAGACAGTCAATTTTACACCACCCACTGCTCCCAACCCCATCAGTTGCCAAATTTCCGTAACGGTTACAGACGCATGCGGGCGTGTAACTTTTGATACCCATTCGCAATTAATTCAATGTGATCTTTCGGTATCCAGTGCCATAACGAATCCATGTTATGGTGTTCCCAACGGTGGTGCAATCAGTATGACCGCTAACGGCGGTGAAACGATCTCCAGCTATTCCTGGACGAAGAGCGGCGGAGGAAGCGGTAGCGGAAGCGGGAGCGTCATTTCCAATTTATCGGCCGGTACGTATACGGTCACTGCAACAGCCACTAACGGGTGCATCGCGACTTTCACCGTCACTCTCACCGAATCCCCGCAGATCATTATCAATGCCACGCCGGTGAATGTGTCATGTAACGGTGGGGCTACCGGAGGCATCAACACCATGGTGTCAGGTGGTATCCCAGGATATACCTTTGCCTGGATCTCTCCGCCTACCGGATTTTCTTCCACCAACCAGAATCTAAGTGGACTGACGGCGGGTACGTATAACCTGACCGTCACCGACAGCAAGGGCTGTACGGCTGCGACATCGGCAGAAGTCACCCAGCCAGCAGCCATAGTCATCACTCCCACCATTACCAATGTAACCTGTTATGGTGAGAATAATGGAATCATCAACCTGTCTGTTTCCGGAGGAACTTCACCCTATACTTTTCTCTGGAATGATGGAAATTCTTCTCAGAACCGCACGGGTCTTGCTCCGGGAACCTATTCGGTGACCGTGACCGATGCGAACAGCTGCACACAGACCTATGAAAGCATCCTTGTCAGCGAACCGGCTACTGCCCTGATCCTCGGTGAAACCCATGTAAATGTGTTGTGCTACGGGGCATCGACAGGCTCCATTGACTTAACCGTAAGCGGAGGTACAGGTCCTTACACCCATAGCTGGACCAAAACCGGCACACCTGCCTACGGTGCCAGCACTGAAGACCTCAATGGACTTGCGGCAGGAACCTACAATGTAACTGTAACGGACAACAAGCTTTGTACAGCAACTTTAAGCATAGAAATTACTCAACCACCTGCACTTGTGCTGAATTTAACTATAACTCACCCAACCTGCCCTCCATCTGCCGATCCTCCGGTGAATGCCGATGGCACAATTGATCTTACCGTTACTGGGGGCACCGCTCCATATACGATTGATTGGAGCGATCTTCCAGGCGCCAGCGATCCGGAAGACCGCACCGGATTACAGGCAGGCGCCTATTCAGTGACTGTCACCGATGCCAGCGGATGTTCCATCACCACTTCTGAAAGTCTGAATTACATGAATCCCAATCCGATACCGCCGACAGGCATCAACCATTAA